The following are encoded together in the Pedobacter sp. D749 genome:
- a CDS encoding efflux RND transporter periplasmic adaptor subunit, whose protein sequence is MRSIYKYLILLSFPFYLAGCGRPGEEKEPEKETIHEKSDTITLTPEQHKLSEITLGDIELRELSGTTKVNGMLDLPPQSLVSISTPLEGIVKSTNMLQGKRVAKGELVAVMQNPEFIQMQQDYLDYKSQLQFLKQELDRQEELAKENVNSKKALQKARSEYQSVSARLLGQRSKLSIMNISFPALEKGKIQTTFNLYTPMAGYVTQVNTNIGAFASTTDVLFKIADTEHLHAELTIFEKDVPKLKLGQKVRFVLANEEKERMATVYLIGREISKERTVQIHCHLDKEDTQLLPGMYLKAYVESGMNKVEALPDAAIVEFEGKKIVFINQPADKGNNTYRYRMMEVKTGVAENGYTQVSFAGQINNAKVVIKGAYDLLSKVKNTEEEGEGH, encoded by the coding sequence ATGAGATCCATATATAAATATCTTATCCTGCTATCCTTCCCGTTTTATCTGGCTGGCTGCGGCCGTCCAGGTGAGGAAAAGGAACCTGAAAAAGAAACCATTCACGAAAAAAGCGATACCATAACCCTTACCCCAGAGCAGCACAAGCTATCGGAAATTACCCTGGGAGATATCGAACTGAGGGAATTAAGTGGAACAACAAAAGTAAACGGGATGCTCGACCTCCCCCCACAGAGCCTGGTATCTATTTCTACACCGCTGGAAGGGATTGTAAAAAGTACCAATATGTTGCAGGGAAAACGCGTAGCCAAAGGAGAACTCGTAGCGGTAATGCAGAATCCGGAATTCATTCAGATGCAACAAGACTACCTGGATTATAAAAGCCAGCTGCAGTTCTTAAAGCAAGAACTCGATCGCCAGGAAGAATTGGCAAAGGAAAATGTAAATTCTAAAAAAGCATTGCAGAAAGCAAGGAGCGAATACCAGAGTGTAAGTGCAAGATTGCTGGGGCAACGTTCAAAACTTTCCATTATGAATATCAGTTTTCCGGCACTGGAAAAAGGAAAGATCCAGACAACTTTTAACCTCTATACACCAATGGCGGGTTATGTTACACAGGTTAACACCAACATTGGCGCCTTTGCCAGTACAACCGATGTATTGTTCAAGATCGCCGATACCGAGCACCTGCATGCAGAGCTTACCATATTTGAAAAAGATGTACCCAAGCTTAAGCTTGGGCAGAAAGTCCGCTTTGTGCTGGCCAATGAGGAAAAAGAACGTATGGCTACGGTTTATCTCATCGGCAGGGAAATCAGTAAAGAGCGTACCGTACAAATTCACTGTCACCTGGACAAAGAGGATACACAGTTGCTTCCGGGCATGTACCTCAAGGCTTATGTAGAAAGTGGCATGAACAAGGTAGAAGCATTACCCGATGCGGCAATTGTTGAATTTGAAGGCAAAAAAATCGTGTTTATCAATCAGCCTGCTGATAAAGGCAATAATACTTACCGGTATAGGATGATGGAAGTAAAAACAGGTGTTGCCGAGAATGGTTACACCCAGGTTTCTTTTGCCGGGCAAATTAATAATGCGAAGGTGGTGATCAAAGGCGCTTATGATCTTTTGAGTAAGGTAAAGAATACCGAAGAGGAGGGAGAAGGACATTAA
- a CDS encoding Gfo/Idh/MocA family protein, producing MNTRRDFLQKMGASALMLQLGSISAFANAPDLIEQPYEGRVLRLAIMGLGGYGTRVAEAMKACTRAKLVGVISGTPSKIKDWQTKYNLPEKNCYNYDNFDEVKNNPDIDAIYVITPNALHHSQVIRVAKAGKHAICEKPMALNAKEGQEMIDACKKANVKLLVGYRLHFEPHTLEVIRMRNAGDFGKIRFFQGQCGFKAGDPTQWRLNKALAGGGSMMDIGIYAINGARYMVGEEPIWVTAQETKTDPVKFKEGVDETIQFQLGFPGGAVASCLSSYNINHLDRFFMSGDKGFAEMQPSTGYGPIKGRTHKGELMQPITTHQTVQLDEMATIIFEDKKPVVPVNGEEGLKDLKIIDAIYLAVKTGGKVKLTV from the coding sequence ATGAATACCAGAAGAGATTTTCTACAAAAAATGGGTGCATCAGCATTGATGCTGCAATTGGGGTCGATATCAGCATTTGCTAACGCTCCAGATCTTATCGAACAGCCTTACGAGGGTAGGGTGCTTAGGTTAGCTATTATGGGTTTAGGTGGATATGGCACCCGTGTAGCAGAAGCGATGAAGGCTTGTACCAGGGCGAAGCTGGTAGGTGTAATTAGTGGCACGCCTTCTAAAATTAAAGATTGGCAAACGAAGTATAATCTCCCTGAGAAGAATTGTTACAACTATGACAACTTTGATGAGGTTAAAAATAATCCGGACATAGATGCGATTTATGTGATTACGCCAAATGCATTGCACCATAGTCAGGTTATTCGGGTTGCAAAAGCAGGAAAACATGCCATATGCGAGAAACCGATGGCATTGAATGCTAAAGAGGGACAGGAGATGATTGATGCATGCAAAAAAGCAAATGTAAAATTACTGGTTGGCTATAGGTTACATTTTGAGCCCCATACACTGGAGGTGATCAGAATGAGAAATGCTGGCGACTTCGGCAAGATCAGGTTTTTCCAGGGACAATGTGGTTTTAAAGCAGGCGACCCTACACAGTGGCGATTAAACAAAGCGCTTGCAGGAGGTGGATCAATGATGGATATTGGAATTTATGCCATTAACGGAGCCAGGTATATGGTGGGTGAAGAGCCAATTTGGGTGACGGCTCAGGAAACCAAGACCGACCCTGTAAAATTTAAAGAAGGGGTAGATGAAACCATACAATTTCAATTGGGTTTCCCGGGCGGTGCAGTAGCTTCCTGCTTGTCTAGTTATAACATCAACCACCTCGATCGATTTTTTATGAGCGGCGATAAGGGATTTGCAGAAATGCAACCGTCTACCGGTTATGGGCCGATCAAGGGTAGGACACATAAGGGTGAACTCATGCAACCCATAACTACGCATCAAACGGTACAGCTGGATGAAATGGCCACTATTATTTTTGAAGATAAAAAGCCGGTAGTTCCTGTAAACGGCGAGGAAGGTTTGAAAGATCTTAAAATTATTGACGCCATCTACCTGGCTGTAAAAACAGGAGGAAAGGTCAAACTTACTGTTTAG
- a CDS encoding S24/S26 family peptidase — MDSLPPINQRVKRLINHYSNGVVRVFAEQLENVSQQTLNRLFNIDTRTKKYPIPTTDILVAITNMFVDVNPRWLLNGIGEMLVTPNELDKINANTPNDDMQKSGVSALKNANSDTPTFGKFDTPTDTPTHNNAPPTLNLGTPKVIAISENNEDLVTLVAAKAAAGYLNGYGDPEYIGNLPTIKMPGIRGGTHRAFEVKGHSMPTLPNSSIAVGRWTESIEDIRDRRIYIVVTKSEGIVIKRVLNRVHDTGKLILISDNQNKRDYPNIILDQSDVLELWYLRAGVLFDFPEPGELYGRFNDLEAKVTLMAEQLQNLSK, encoded by the coding sequence ATGGATTCTCTTCCTCCTATAAATCAACGAGTTAAAAGATTAATAAATCATTATTCCAATGGGGTAGTAAGGGTTTTTGCAGAGCAATTAGAGAACGTATCTCAACAAACATTGAATAGATTATTTAATATTGATACTAGAACTAAGAAATATCCAATACCTACTACTGACATTTTAGTAGCTATTACCAATATGTTTGTTGATGTAAATCCTAGATGGCTGCTTAATGGCATCGGCGAAATGCTGGTAACCCCAAATGAATTAGATAAAATAAATGCAAATACCCCTAATGATGATATGCAAAAGTCAGGAGTTTCAGCATTAAAAAATGCCAATAGTGACACCCCAACTTTTGGTAAATTTGACACTCCAACTGACACCCCAACTCATAATAATGCCCCCCCAACTCTTAATTTAGGAACGCCAAAGGTTATTGCAATCAGTGAAAATAATGAAGATTTAGTAACGCTTGTAGCCGCAAAAGCAGCGGCTGGTTACCTAAATGGTTACGGCGATCCTGAATATATTGGAAACCTACCGACTATTAAAATGCCAGGCATAAGGGGTGGCACACATCGCGCATTCGAAGTAAAAGGCCATAGTATGCCAACGCTTCCAAATTCATCTATTGCAGTTGGCAGATGGACTGAAAGCATTGAAGATATACGCGATAGGCGTATCTATATTGTAGTTACAAAGTCTGAAGGGATTGTAATTAAAAGGGTACTAAACCGAGTTCACGATACTGGAAAGCTAATTTTAATATCAGACAACCAAAACAAAAGAGATTACCCGAACATAATTTTAGATCAATCAGATGTTTTGGAATTGTGGTACTTGCGGGCGGGTGTTTTATTCGATTTCCCAGAGCCTGGAGAACTCTACGGGAGGTTTAACGATTTGGAAGCTAAGGTAACGTTAATGGCAGAACAACTGCAAAACCTTTCTAAATAG
- a CDS encoding AAA family ATPase: MNTVTKEQIKNELANYVAKIGSQNAASKRLTNVSNATISNILAEKWDNIGESMWISIQKQITVSLDGWQVVSNVRRVKQLHQLYSDAKDFSEVFCVVAPAGSGKSQPATLFTEYPNVYRVVCKEHFSRKTFLVELLTAMGKDGSGYTIHELMNEVLNSILKAEKPLIILDEVDKLNDQVLYFFISIYNTTEDKCGIVLQATDFFKKRITRGVSANRKGYKEIYSRFGRNFVELPNNTDRDLAEIIKANGVKEEGEIIRITNQSEGDIRRIKRLVKAYLRKEAA, translated from the coding sequence ATGAATACGGTAACAAAAGAACAAATTAAAAATGAATTAGCCAATTACGTGGCTAAAATCGGTAGCCAGAATGCAGCCAGCAAAAGGCTTACCAATGTTTCAAACGCTACGATCAGCAATATTCTGGCGGAAAAATGGGATAATATTGGCGAATCAATGTGGATATCTATCCAAAAGCAAATAACAGTTTCCTTAGATGGGTGGCAGGTTGTTTCCAATGTTCGCAGGGTAAAGCAGTTGCACCAGCTTTATTCTGATGCCAAAGACTTTAGTGAAGTATTTTGTGTGGTAGCGCCTGCTGGAAGCGGTAAATCTCAACCTGCTACGCTATTTACTGAATACCCAAACGTTTACCGAGTGGTATGTAAAGAGCATTTTAGCCGTAAAACTTTCTTAGTTGAATTGCTTACCGCGATGGGTAAAGACGGTAGCGGATACACTATCCATGAATTAATGAATGAGGTTTTAAACTCTATTCTAAAAGCAGAAAAACCGCTAATCATCCTGGATGAAGTTGATAAGCTTAACGATCAGGTATTATACTTCTTTATCAGCATTTACAATACTACTGAAGATAAATGTGGTATCGTTCTCCAGGCTACAGATTTCTTCAAAAAAAGAATCACCAGAGGTGTTAGCGCTAACCGCAAAGGGTACAAGGAAATTTATAGCCGTTTCGGTAGAAACTTCGTTGAGTTGCCGAATAATACTGATAGAGATTTAGCCGAAATAATTAAGGCTAACGGCGTGAAAGAAGAAGGCGAAATAATCAGGATCACTAACCAAAGCGAGGGCGATATACGCCGTATAAAACGCCTTGTTAAAGCTTATTTAAGAAAGGAGGCTGCATAA